The uncultured Dysgonomonas sp. genome contains the following window.
TGGGGTGTAATGATGGATGACGTGCTTGCAGGAGTGTATGGCTTTATAATATTATTAGGAGGAAAATGGCTGATTGGGTAAAGAAGGTCACGAAAACCATCTCTGAAAAAGGAGGGATTTTTATGTTTGTGCGGGCGCAATTCTCCTCACAACTATCTAGTTTGACCGACTTTACAGTAACCATATTACTCACTAATATCTTTGGCGTCTTTTATGGCAACGCTACCCTTTTCGGTAACATTTCGGGAGGAATAGTCAATTGCATTATAAATTATAAATGGACATTTAAGGCACAGGACAGTAAGATAAAACACGTTGCTATTAAATATGTGATGGTCTGGCTGGTGAATCTGTTCTTAAACAGGGAAGGAACCGTACTGGTAACAGAACTGGTGACCAAGTGGCTGCCGATGGAAAGCCTTCCGGAGATTATAGCCAATAATGTGTTCCTGATACCAAAGATAATTGTGTCACTTATCGTGGGTTTTGGATGGAACTACAATAT
Protein-coding sequences here:
- a CDS encoding GtrA family protein; translation: MADWVKKVTKTISEKGGIFMFVRAQFSSQLSSLTDFTVTILLTNIFGVFYGNATLFGNISGGIVNCIINYKWTFKAQDSKIKHVAIKYVMVWLVNLFLNREGTVLVTELVTKWLPMESLPEIIANNVFLIPKIIVSLIVGFGWNYNMQRLFVYRNRDFKKYFVKKNKPEDKKEEVIESEKKHTDDI